One segment of Paraburkholderia bonniea DNA contains the following:
- a CDS encoding NUDIX domain-containing protein produces MTAASGSTDKVRPVTEVAVGVLVQPDGRYLLAQRPAGKPYEGYWEFPGGKLEPGESVEAALARELHEELGIDVKESRRWHMLEHDYPHAYVRLYFCKVTKWAGEPHGREGQAFVWQALPATVAPLLPATIPVLEWLAAEGLNPGLGKLAD; encoded by the coding sequence ATGACGGCCGCATCTGGGTCTACTGATAAGGTCCGGCCCGTCACCGAAGTCGCGGTGGGCGTGCTGGTTCAGCCGGATGGCCGTTATTTGCTGGCTCAGCGTCCGGCGGGCAAACCTTATGAAGGGTACTGGGAGTTTCCTGGCGGCAAGCTGGAGCCGGGCGAATCAGTTGAAGCCGCACTGGCGCGCGAACTGCACGAAGAGCTGGGTATCGACGTCAAGGAAAGCCGGCGCTGGCACATGCTGGAGCACGATTACCCGCATGCGTATGTGCGGCTCTATTTTTGCAAGGTGACGAAGTGGGCAGGGGAGCCGCATGGCCGCGAAGGTCAGGCGTTTGTCTGGCAGGCGTTGCCAGCGACTGTCGCCCCGCTTTTGCCAGCGACTATTCCGGTGCTTGAATGGCTCGCGGCAGAAGGCCTGAACCCGGGGTTGGGCAAGCTAGCCGATTAG
- a CDS encoding ATP-binding protein: MDKLEQFLTRAEALLARLEGILPPATQQVDWSAAVAFRWRKRQGRGYLQPVPGVSFIALDDLQNIERQKALIEQNTRQFVRQQPANNVLLTGARGTGKSSLIKACLNAYAKDGLRLIEVDKDDLHDLGDIVDLISARPERFIVFCDDLSFEDGESGYKALKVALDGSVAAQSDNVLIYATSNRRHLLPEYMSDNESYKHTSDGEIHPGEVVEEKISLSERFGLWVSFYPFKQDDYLAIVAHWLRHFGCDDAGVEAARGDALVWALERGSRSGRVAWQFARDWSGRRSVV, encoded by the coding sequence ATGGACAAGCTCGAACAGTTTTTGACGCGTGCCGAGGCCTTGCTGGCCCGTCTGGAAGGCATCTTGCCACCTGCTACGCAGCAGGTGGATTGGTCTGCCGCAGTGGCCTTTCGCTGGCGCAAGCGGCAGGGGCGCGGCTATTTGCAGCCAGTGCCGGGAGTTTCCTTCATCGCACTGGATGATCTGCAAAATATTGAGCGCCAAAAAGCGCTTATCGAACAAAACACTCGCCAGTTTGTTCGCCAGCAGCCGGCTAACAACGTATTGCTGACGGGCGCGCGCGGCACCGGAAAATCCTCGTTGATTAAAGCGTGCCTGAATGCCTACGCGAAAGACGGCTTGCGTCTGATCGAGGTAGACAAAGACGATTTGCATGATCTGGGCGATATCGTCGATCTGATCTCTGCGCGTCCCGAGCGTTTTATTGTGTTCTGTGACGACCTGTCGTTCGAAGACGGCGAATCCGGCTACAAGGCGCTGAAGGTTGCGCTGGATGGCTCCGTGGCGGCGCAGTCGGATAACGTGCTGATCTACGCGACGTCGAACCGGCGTCATCTGCTGCCTGAATACATGAGCGACAACGAGAGCTACAAGCACACCTCCGACGGTGAGATTCACCCTGGGGAAGTGGTTGAAGAAAAGATCTCGTTATCGGAGCGTTTTGGCCTGTGGGTCAGCTTTTACCCGTTTAAGCAGGACGATTATCTGGCGATCGTGGCGCACTGGTTGCGCCATTTCGGCTGCGATGATGCTGGCGTGGAAGCCGCGCGAGGTGACGCGTTGGTCTGGGCGCTGGAGCGGGGCTCACGTTCTGGCCGCGTGGCGTGGCAGTTCGCCCGTGACTGGTCTGGCCGCAGGTCGGTGGTATGA
- the argJ gene encoding bifunctional glutamate N-acetyltransferase/amino-acid acetyltransferase ArgJ, whose protein sequence is MAVNFPSLDPAQLHPVPGVTLGWAEANIRKPNRKDVLVISLDDGASVAGVFTSNRFCAAPVVLCREHLQQTSASGKSIRALVVNTGNANAGTGESGLSHARQTCAELARLAGIEAEQVLPFSTGVILEPLPVERLKAGLPAALANRQTANWYNAAQAIMTTDTLPKAASRQVQIDGHTITLTGISKGAGMIKPNMATMLGFLAFDAAVEPSVLDTLVKSVADRSFNCITIDGDTSTNDSFILIASGKSGLPMITSTDSPAYAALLAAVTEVAQMLAQLIVRDGEGATKFITVQVEGGQTLAECRQIAYAIGHSPLVKTAFYASDPNLGRILAAIGYAGITDLDVGKIDLYLDDVLVAQAGGRNPAYREEDGQRVMQQSEITIRVVLGRGAAQATIWTCDLSHDYVSINADYRS, encoded by the coding sequence ATGGCCGTCAACTTTCCTTCGCTTGATCCCGCTCAACTTCATCCGGTTCCTGGCGTCACGCTGGGTTGGGCTGAAGCCAATATCCGCAAGCCGAACCGCAAGGACGTGCTGGTGATTTCGCTTGATGATGGCGCAAGCGTTGCGGGTGTTTTTACCTCGAATCGTTTTTGTGCCGCGCCCGTCGTGCTATGCCGTGAGCATTTGCAACAGACGAGCGCGAGCGGGAAAAGCATCCGGGCGCTAGTCGTCAACACCGGCAATGCGAATGCGGGCACGGGCGAATCTGGCCTCTCCCACGCACGGCAAACTTGTGCCGAACTGGCGCGCCTCGCCGGTATCGAGGCTGAGCAGGTGCTGCCATTTTCGACCGGTGTGATTCTTGAACCGCTGCCGGTTGAGCGGCTGAAAGCAGGGCTGCCCGCAGCGCTGGCAAATCGCCAGACGGCGAACTGGTACAACGCCGCGCAAGCCATCATGACTACGGACACGCTACCGAAGGCCGCGTCCCGCCAGGTGCAGATCGACGGTCATACCATCACGCTGACGGGGATTAGCAAGGGTGCGGGCATGATTAAGCCGAACATGGCGACCATGCTGGGTTTTCTCGCATTTGATGCTGCCGTTGAGCCGAGCGTGCTGGACACACTGGTGAAGTCGGTTGCCGACCGCTCTTTTAACTGCATCACGATCGACGGCGATACCTCGACCAACGATTCCTTCATCCTGATCGCCTCGGGCAAATCGGGTTTGCCGATGATTACCTCGACTGATAGCCCGGCTTATGCCGCGTTGCTCGCTGCGGTAACTGAGGTCGCGCAAATGCTGGCGCAACTGATCGTGCGCGATGGAGAAGGGGCGACGAAGTTCATCACGGTTCAGGTCGAAGGTGGCCAGACTCTCGCTGAATGCCGCCAGATCGCGTATGCGATTGGCCATTCGCCGCTGGTCAAAACGGCTTTTTATGCGTCAGATCCAAACCTGGGCCGGATCCTGGCCGCGATCGGCTATGCCGGAATCACCGACCTCGATGTGGGCAAGATCGACCTGTATCTGGATGATGTGCTGGTGGCGCAAGCGGGCGGCCGGAACCCGGCATACCGCGAAGAGGACGGTCAGCGGGTGATGCAGCAAAGCGAAATCACAATCCGTGTCGTTCTTGGCCGGGGTGCGGCACAGGCCACGATCTGGACGTGCGACCTGTCGCATGACTACGTAAGCATTAATGCGGACTATCGCTCTTGA
- a CDS encoding DNA gyrase inhibitor YacG, giving the protein MPTVVKCPTCGTSVQWLPENRFRPFCSERCKQTDLGAWAAEKYRIGSTDDEPPSEDTPGSDASPHSH; this is encoded by the coding sequence ATGCCTACCGTCGTCAAATGCCCTACCTGCGGAACAAGCGTTCAGTGGCTCCCTGAAAACCGCTTCCGTCCATTCTGTTCTGAGCGCTGCAAGCAGACCGACCTCGGTGCGTGGGCGGCTGAGAAATACCGGATTGGCAGCACCGACGATGAACCGCCATCCGAAGACACTCCCGGCAGCGACGCCAGCCCACATTCGCACTAA
- the zapD gene encoding cell division protein ZapD: MILYEYPFNERIRTLLRLEDLFERFTFFLTQEDAREHHVALTTLFEIAEVAGRADLKSDLMKELERQRQTLAPFRGNPGIEQNALETVLGEIEQTLAGLSNMQGKTGQHLTDNEWLASIRSRAIIPGGTCKFDLPSYHAWQQMHPEQRQQDIAKWVTPLLPLRDAATIVLRLARESGQASKVMAMQGSYQQMLSGRSYQLMQVRMAPELRVIPEASANKYMLWVRFTVQDGDLRPRAVDIDVPFQLTVCSL; the protein is encoded by the coding sequence TTGATTCTTTACGAGTATCCATTCAACGAGCGAATCCGGACGCTACTGCGCCTCGAAGACCTGTTCGAGCGCTTTACCTTTTTCCTCACCCAGGAAGACGCGCGGGAACATCACGTCGCACTCACCACCCTGTTTGAAATTGCTGAAGTTGCCGGGCGCGCAGATCTGAAATCAGACCTGATGAAAGAGCTCGAACGGCAAAGACAGACACTCGCTCCATTCCGGGGCAATCCCGGTATCGAACAAAATGCGCTTGAAACCGTGCTGGGTGAAATCGAACAAACCTTGGCGGGCCTGTCAAACATGCAAGGCAAAACCGGCCAGCATCTTACCGACAATGAATGGCTAGCCAGTATCCGTAGCAGGGCGATCATTCCAGGGGGCACCTGCAAGTTTGATCTGCCGTCGTACCACGCATGGCAGCAAATGCACCCCGAACAACGCCAGCAGGACATCGCCAAATGGGTCACGCCGTTATTACCTTTGCGCGATGCGGCCACTATCGTCCTGCGGCTTGCGCGTGAATCAGGGCAAGCATCCAAGGTGATGGCCATGCAGGGCAGCTACCAGCAAATGCTCTCGGGGCGTTCGTATCAGTTGATGCAGGTCCGGATGGCACCAGAATTGCGGGTGATTCCTGAGGCGAGTGCCAACAAGTACATGCTCTGGGTGCGGTTCACGGTACAGGATGGCGATCTGCGGCCACGTGCCGTTGATATCGACGTGCCGTTCCAGCTCACTGTCTGCAGCCTTTGA
- the secA gene encoding preprotein translocase subunit SecA, protein MTTGFLQKVFGSRNQRLVKQYSKTVMAINALEPQIEKLTDDQLRAKTDEFRQRVGRGESLDKLLPEAFAVCREASRRVLKMRHFDVQLIGGMVLHYGKIAEMRTGEGKTLVATLAAYLNALSGHGVHVVTVNDYLARRDAEWMSRLYNFLGLTVGINLSQMDHGVKQEAYAADITYGTNNEFGFDYLRDNMVYETGARVQRALNFAIVDEVDSILIDEARTPLIISGQAEDHTDLYVRMNALPPLLERQIGEEKADGTGVEVPGDYTLDEKARQVFLTEAGHEKAERLLSEWGLIGPGESLYAPQNITLMHHVYAALRAHMLFHRDQHYVSQDGEIVIVDEFTGRLMVGRRWSDGLHQAVEAKEHVKIQSENQTLASITFQNYFRMYGKLSGMTGTADTEAYEFNEIYGLETVVIPTNRQPKRIDKQDQIYKTAEERYDAVIRDIRDCYERGQPVLVGTTSIENSELLSHLLKQAELPHEVLNAKQHAREAEIVAEAGRPQRITIATNMAGRGTDIVLGGNAEKQAMFIDEDASIPAEEKQRRIKKLHDEWQALHNQVKAAGGLHIIGTERHESRRIDNQLRGRAGRQGDPGSSRFYLSLDDPLLRIFAGDRVRAIMDRLKMPEGEAIEAGIVTRSIESAQRKVEARNFDVRKQLLEYDDVSNDQRKVIYQQRNELLEAQDITDTIGAMRHSVTTDIVRQFVPVGSIEEQWDIPELEEVLRNDWQLDLAIQEMINESKSIDADEIREAVLAASDEAYEAKVAQVGRESFCSFERSIMLQTVDRSWREHLAALDHLRQGIHLRGYAQKNPKQEYKREAFELFAAMLDAVKQEVTRIVMNVQIQSPEQLELATEQYEEQAGHLENVEFRHADFPGASALPLASDAAAAMVSSALGQTSPAGDSSSAGSVPKVGRNDPCPCGSGKKYKQCHGKVG, encoded by the coding sequence ATGACCACCGGCTTTCTACAAAAAGTTTTTGGCAGTCGCAACCAGCGGCTAGTCAAGCAATACTCAAAAACCGTCATGGCGATCAATGCGCTTGAGCCGCAGATCGAGAAATTGACGGACGATCAATTACGCGCCAAAACGGACGAATTCCGTCAGCGGGTGGGGCGTGGTGAATCGCTCGACAAGCTGCTGCCAGAAGCCTTTGCGGTGTGCCGTGAGGCAAGTCGGCGGGTGTTGAAGATGCGGCACTTCGATGTGCAATTGATCGGCGGGATGGTGCTGCATTACGGCAAGATCGCAGAAATGCGCACCGGCGAGGGCAAAACCCTTGTCGCTACGCTCGCGGCTTATTTGAATGCGTTGTCTGGGCATGGCGTGCATGTTGTCACGGTGAATGATTACCTCGCCCGGCGCGATGCTGAGTGGATGAGCCGCCTGTATAACTTCCTGGGCCTGACGGTTGGCATCAATCTGTCGCAGATGGATCACGGCGTTAAGCAGGAAGCCTACGCAGCGGATATCACCTATGGCACCAACAACGAGTTCGGCTTTGACTATCTGCGCGACAACATGGTCTACGAGACTGGCGCGCGTGTTCAGCGTGCGTTGAATTTCGCCATCGTCGACGAGGTTGATTCGATCCTGATCGACGAAGCCCGCACACCGCTGATTATTTCTGGTCAAGCCGAAGATCACACTGATCTCTACGTGCGAATGAATGCGCTGCCGCCACTGCTTGAGCGTCAGATCGGTGAAGAAAAAGCCGATGGCACCGGGGTAGAAGTGCCTGGCGACTACACACTGGACGAAAAGGCACGCCAGGTATTTTTGACTGAAGCGGGTCATGAAAAAGCTGAGCGCCTGCTGTCCGAATGGGGCTTGATTGGTCCGGGCGAGAGCCTCTACGCACCACAAAACATCACGTTGATGCACCACGTGTACGCTGCGCTGCGTGCCCATATGCTGTTTCATCGAGACCAGCACTACGTTTCGCAAGATGGTGAGATCGTGATCGTTGACGAATTCACTGGTCGGCTGATGGTGGGCCGGCGCTGGTCTGACGGGCTGCATCAGGCCGTCGAAGCTAAAGAGCACGTCAAGATTCAGAGCGAGAACCAAACGCTCGCGTCGATTACGTTCCAGAACTACTTCCGTATGTACGGCAAGCTGTCCGGCATGACCGGTACGGCTGACACCGAGGCCTACGAGTTCAACGAAATTTACGGTCTCGAAACGGTTGTGATCCCAACCAACCGTCAGCCGAAGCGAATCGACAAGCAAGACCAGATCTACAAGACCGCAGAAGAGCGTTACGACGCAGTGATCCGGGACATCCGGGACTGTTATGAGCGCGGTCAGCCGGTACTGGTAGGCACGACTTCGATTGAAAATTCCGAGCTGCTGTCGCATTTGCTGAAGCAGGCGGAGTTGCCGCATGAAGTGCTCAACGCTAAGCAGCACGCGCGCGAAGCCGAGATCGTGGCTGAAGCAGGGCGGCCGCAACGCATCACTATTGCCACCAATATGGCTGGGCGCGGCACCGACATCGTGCTGGGTGGCAACGCCGAGAAGCAGGCGATGTTCATCGACGAAGACGCGTCGATTCCCGCAGAAGAAAAACAACGCCGGATCAAGAAGTTGCACGATGAATGGCAGGCGCTGCATAACCAGGTGAAGGCGGCTGGCGGCTTGCACATCATTGGGACTGAACGGCACGAATCTCGCCGTATCGACAACCAGTTGCGCGGGCGCGCTGGCCGTCAGGGCGACCCGGGCTCATCGCGTTTTTATCTTTCGCTGGATGATCCGCTGCTGCGTATTTTCGCGGGCGACCGCGTTCGCGCCATCATGGACCGGCTGAAGATGCCAGAAGGCGAGGCAATCGAGGCGGGCATTGTCACGCGTTCGATTGAGTCGGCGCAACGCAAGGTCGAAGCGCGTAATTTCGACGTGCGCAAGCAACTGCTCGAATACGATGACGTCTCGAATGACCAGCGCAAGGTCATTTATCAGCAGCGTAATGAGCTGCTGGAAGCGCAGGACATCACCGATACCATTGGCGCGATGCGTCATAGCGTGACCACCGATATTGTTCGCCAGTTCGTTCCTGTCGGCAGTATCGAGGAACAGTGGGACATTCCTGAGCTAGAAGAAGTGCTGCGCAACGACTGGCAGCTTGATCTGGCGATTCAGGAAATGATCAACGAATCGAAGTCGATTGACGCTGATGAGATCCGTGAAGCTGTGCTGGCTGCCTCTGACGAAGCCTATGAAGCCAAGGTGGCGCAGGTCGGGCGCGAGTCATTTTGCTCGTTTGAGCGCTCGATCATGCTGCAAACGGTTGATCGCAGCTGGCGTGAACATCTCGCCGCGCTTGACCATCTCCGCCAGGGGATTCATTTGCGCGGTTATGCACAAAAAAATCCGAAGCAGGAATACAAGCGCGAGGCTTTTGAGTTGTTCGCCGCGATGCTGGATGCGGTGAAGCAGGAAGTCACCCGTATCGTGATGAACGTGCAAATCCAGTCGCCAGAGCAGCTTGAACTGGCTACCGAGCAGTACGAGGAGCAAGCTGGCCATCTGGAAAACGTCGAGTTCCGGCATGCAGATTTTCCAGGCGCATCGGCGTTGCCACTGGCCTCAGATGCCGCCGCCGCGATGGTCAGCAGTGCACTGGGCCAGACTTCGCCCGCTGGTGATTCCTCGTCCGCGGGCTCCGTGCCCAAAGTTGGCCGGAACGATCCGTGCCCATGCGGTAGCGGCAAGAAGTACAAACAGTGTCACGGAAAGGTTGGCTAA